The Spirulina subsalsa PCC 9445 region GGAGGGGGTTTGATACTGGAGATAGGTGAGAGGTTCGTTAATGGCAATGCCATCTAAAACATCCTTTAAAGCAGGAGTTTTAGTGGTATCAATGCGCCCAAATTGTTTGGTGTCGAGGGTGTTGATAAAGTTAGAGGTGGTGATCACTCCGGGAGTATCCATCACAGGTCGCTCTAGGGAGATCAGGGAGGTATGGAGGGATTGCTCATAAACCTCCGCAGGGGCGGCAATGGTGAGGGAAAATGACCCCTCTTCTAAAACCTCAAACCCTAACTCAGATAGGCGTTGGCGGGCTGTTTCTAATGCGGTGCGATCGCCATAAAAATCCTCTACATTGTCCTGCGTGACCGCCTCAGCGCTAGAAAGCAAAGACTCCCCACTCTGAGAACGAATCACAGCCTCAGCATAAATCCTAGGTGGAAAGGGTTTAGACAAGAGCGCATCGGGAAGCTCGGCATCAGACATAGTATTTCACCAGCCTTAACACTTCCGGTTATAGTTATAAATACTTAGGATGTCACGGAATTGGATCAAAACTTCATAGTAGCGTTTAGTTTTCGTGACATCCTCCCGACACCGACCCTAGGGGTACGGTGCGGGCTTCCCCATATCACTGGACAGCATACCAACCCGAAGCTTTTTTAACGATCTGAACTTGTTTAACTACAAATCCATCAGGTATAGGGAGGTTTAACACGAATAGTAGCTTATTGACATGAACCTATTATACAATATCTAGGGATAAATGGTCACTCCCTAGTAAATGATTGTTGGTTAAGTTTCGGGGCATCGAACCCCTCAATTAACCGTCTTTCATCCCGACACTGACATTTGCTACGCAACGCTTTGCTACGCAACGCTTTGCGTTCACTTCGTGACGCTTCGCGAACGTACAGTGCGGCGCTTCCCGACGATGAGCTAAATCCACTGTAAATAGTGCATCAACTGCGCCACCTGCTCCCCCTTTAACCCTAAACGGCGCTGAAAATCCGCCAAATTCCGATAATTCCCACCCCTCACCCGCTCTTGTACAATCCGTTCCGCTAACGCCCCATCCAATAGGGGAATCCGGGTTAACTCCTCCAACGGGGCTAGATTAGGATTACACCGTTGGGGACTCTCTAGACTGTCGTGATCATAAAAATAAAAGCCTAAAATCGGTTCGAGGGGGCGTAAACGAGCCACCGGGACACTTAAGGCCGCCGCAATATCATCTAAACACAAAAACTGAACCCCCATCGTCGTTAACTCCACCAGCGTCCGCGCTTGGTGGATAGAAAGTCCGGGTAAACGTAACCAGTCGTCAATACTAGCCCGATTGACATCTAGGATAATCCCCAACTCCGCCGCGATCGCCACCTCCTCCAACGACTGCAACCGATAATAGGGATCCCGCAATATTCTCCCCCGTTTCCCCCCCCGATTAAACCCCAACACTAAAGATGCTCCAACAATTGACGGCGCTTTTGTTCAAACTCATATTCCGACAACAACCCCTCCTGACGCAACCCCTCCAACTGCCGCAACGCCTCCGCCACAGCCCCCACCCGTTCCGGTTGACTCCCCACCGTCACCCCCCCCAAACCCCCATTAAAACGCTGCTCAAACTCCTCCGACGGCAACAACAAATACCACACCGCCTCCACCGCACTCGCCACATGGGGAATCGGCGTAGCAAACAACAACAAATACACCACCCCCCAACCCGGTTGGCGCAAATAAAACTTATGTAACCCCACCAGAGGAACCACCATCGGCATCACCGCCCCCACCAACGCCAACAACACCGCAACCTTTTGATTTCTGGGTTGTTGCCCAAGACTCTCTAACACAGAAACCCCCTTATTTCTTCTGGCTTGCGACTCACACCTTCCCCCCCTTGACGGATACGGAAAACCGAATTGTCCCCAGACTTTGCTCTGCTTTAAAATATTCTCTAGAGAGACTCTTTAAAAAAAGTCATTCGGTAAACCCACTATAACAACCAACGCAGAGGAATCATGGGATTTTTTGAATCCGAAGTTGTGCAACAAGAAGCCAAACAACTCTTTGAAGATTACCAGTCCTTGATCCAACTCGGCAGCGAGTACGGCAAATTTGACCGCGAGGGCAAAAAAATCTTCATTGAGCGGATGGAAGCCCTGATGGAACGCTACCGCATTTTCATGAAACGCTTTGAACTCTCCGAAGACTTCATGGCACAAATGACCGTTCAACAACTCAAAACCCAACTCGGTCAATTTGGCATCACCCCCCAACAAATGTTTGATCAAATGCACCTCACCCTAGAGCGCATGAAATCCGAAATTGAGCAATGATAAAACCCGCCCCACAGAGCAGCCTTTTCTGCTCCGTTCTAGCGGGTTTTCACTTTAACCCCCAGAATCCTACTGAGGACGACGGAATTGAGAAGCCGCCGGAAACTGCTTCACCGGCTCATTCCTCAGTGCTTCCAACATAAAATCACGCCAAATCGGTGCCGCATAACCGCCCCCCGTTACCCCTTTCCCCAAAGGACGGAAATTATCGTTACCAATCCAGACCGCCGTCGAGAGTTGGGGAACATAGCCCACAAACCACACATCCCGCTCGGCGGAAGTTGTTCCGGTTTTCCCGGCGGCTGGGCGGCCAATATTCGCCGCCGTCCCCGTTCCCCCTTCAATGACTCCCTTTAAGACAGCATTCAAAGAAGCTGTTGCCCAAGGATCTAACACTAATTGGGGATTAGGCGTATTATCTAAAATCACATTACCCCGGCTATCCGTCACCCGTACCATAATCGTGGGTTCTGAGTGCCAGCCTGTACTGGCAAAAGTGGCATAAGACCCCGCCATTTCCAAGGGAGTGACCCCAATCGCCCCCAGAGGCAGAGAAACCACCGGATCCAAGGGGCTTTTAATGCCCAAGGTACGACAAACTTCAATCACATTCTTCAAGCCCACCATTTGACCCAACTTCACCGCCGGGACGTTGCGAGATTGGATCAAAGAATCCCGTAAGCTCATCGGTCCAGCAAAACCACCGCCGTAGTTTCTCGGGGAATAGTAAGCCGCACCATCCCGATAACGAACTGGACTATCATCTACTACAGAATAAGGAGTAAACTTGCCACTGGCAAAAGCCGCATAGTACACATAGGGCTTAAAGGCCGACCCCGGCTGACGCAGAGACTGAATCGCCCGGTTAAACTGACTTTCCCGGTAGTTCACCCCCCCGACCAATGCTTTGACAAAGTGGGTGCGAGGGTCTACAGCCACCAAAGCCACTTGGTCGGCATAGAGTCCACGACCTCTTAAACGACGGTGAGCGGTGGCGACCTTTTCCTCCGCCATTTTCTGAAAGTTGTAGTCTACTGTCGTTTGAACCCGCATTCCCCCTTGTAAAACTGCATCTTGACCAAAGCGCTGCTGAAGTTCACTAATCACCGCTTCTGTCACATAGGGCAGTTCACTGGCTTTCCAAGCCGTGGGACGACTCACTAACAAGGGTTCGGCTCGGGCGGCGGTTTCTTCTTCCGGGGTAATCCAGCCCAATTCCCGCATCCGGGTTAAAACCATCCCTTGACGGCGTTTGGTTTCCTTATAGTTAATAAAGGGGCTGTAATCTTCTGGGGCTTGAATTAACCCCGCCATAACGGCCGCTTCAGCCAGGTTAATCTCTGAGGCGGATTTCCCGAAGAAACTCTGGGCGGCCGTTTCTGCACCGTAACTGTTATGACCCCAATAGATGGTATTGAGGTACATTTCTAGAATTTGGTCTTTGGTAAAAATCTGTTCGACCCGAATGGCTAAGACCGCTTCTGCCAGTTTCCGGCTGACGGTTCTTTCCCGGGAGAGAAAGAGGTTTTTCACCAACTGCATGGTGATCGTTGACCCCCCTTCTACAACCGAACCTTGCCGCCAGTTGGCCACTAATGCCCGGGCAATACTGTTCGGGTTGATTCCTTCATGAACATAAAAATGACTGTCTTCAATCGCTAAAACAGCACGCTTGAGTTCAGGTGAGATTTCATCGAGTTTAACCACACTTCGGTTATACTCGCCGTGCAGACTGTCTAGTAACTTGCCTTTAATATCGTAAATATAGGTGGTTTCGGTGGGAACATAATTCCGAAGCACCCTCACATCGGGTAAATTCCGAAAACTGACCGCTAGCCCCACGAGGCCGCCTGCCACAATTGAACTGGTCAGCATGGTGATCCCAATTAATGTCCCTCCAGCCACTTTGGCTGTGCCTAGGGCAAAGTCTAGGCCAGGAGTTCTAGGGATTCGTTTTTCTGGTTTTTGTCGAACAGTGCTGGTCGCCACGGTGATTTCACTTCCTCACTCAAAAAAAAGATTAAACGCTCTGAGGAGAGACAGAACTTTACAATTGGTCTAGGCAGTTATCTATGAAAGTTTAGCTTATTGTTAAACAATCTTGGGTCAGAGAGCATTTTTTATATTGTGCCAATTTAACAAATTTAGGCTGGGACAATATGGTTTAAATGTACCATTATTGGGCTGGGTGTTTTTGACACTATATAATACGAACCGCAACAATTTATGATCAAGGGGGGGAATTTTAATCCTCTCGGCTTGAATTGGGACTTTTAGACTGTACATTAACATGACATTGGATTTTTTGACTTCAGACCTGAATTGGCTAGAACGGGGAACCCATGAAATTTTCCCCAATCAGCCCAATTCTGGGGAAATTGAGGAAAATTTAGCTTTATTCCTAAGTAAAGTTGATCGGCCATTGCGGGTCAAGTTGGGAATTGACCCCACGGGGGCGGATCTCCATTTAGGACATAGTATTCCTTTCCGCAAGTTAAGAGCGTTTCAGGACGCAGGTCATACCGCCGTGGTTATTATTGGAGATTTTACCGCACAGATTGGGGATCCGACAGGAAAATCTGAGGTGCGCCGCCAGTTAACACCAGAGGAAGTCAAGGCTAATGCTCAGACCTATTTAGACCAATTGCGTCCGGTGTTGGATTTTGAGACGGCGGGACGGCTGGAAATTCGCTATAACTCGGAGTGGCTGGGGGGTTTGGATCTCAAGGAGATTATTGGACTGTTGGCTCAGATGACGGTGGGGCAAATGTTGGCAAAGGAGGGATTTTCAGAACGCTATGCTCAGGAAAATCCAATTTATCTCCATGAGTTTCTCTATCCGTTGATGCAGGGCTATGATTCGGTGGCGGTGCAGGCGGATGTGGAGTTGGGGGGAACGGATCAGAAGTTTAATCTTTTGGTGGGTCGGGATCTTCAGCGCCATTTTGGCCAGAAACCGCAGTTTTGCCTGTTGTTGCCGTTGTTGCTGGGCTTTGATGGGGTGAATAAGATGTCGAAGTCCCTCAATAATTATGTGGGGCTGACGGAAGATGCACTCACGATGTACTCGAAGCTAGAAAAAACGCCGGATGCTTTGTTGCCAGATTATTTCACGCTGTTGACGAAGTTAGATATTGCCCAGTTGCCGGAGAATCCGAGGGAGCAACAAAAGTTGCTGGCGCTGGAGGTGGTGGCGCAATATCACGGTCGGGAGGCGGCACAGAAGGCACAGGAGGCGGCGCAAACGCTGGTCAAGGGACGGGCGCAGGAGGCGGAAGCGGTGCCGGAATATTCTCTGGCGGGGGTGGAATTCCCGGCGAAGTTGTTCTATATCTTGGGAGCAAGTGGGCTGTGTAAGAGTAGTGGGGAGGGCCGCCGACAAATTCAAGGGGGGGCGGTGCGTTTGGATGGGGAGAAGGTGACGGAGGTAGATGTGGAGTTCTCTGGGTCGGAGGATTTACAGGGGAAGGTGTTACAGGTGGGTAAGAAAAAGTTTGTTCGTCTGATTGTCTAGTTTTAATTTAAGTTCTCATGTCT contains the following coding sequences:
- a CDS encoding helix-hairpin-helix domain-containing protein; the protein is MLGFNRGGKRGRILRDPYYRLQSLEEVAIAAELGIILDVNRASIDDWLRLPGLSIHQARTLVELTTMGVQFLCLDDIAAALSVPVARLRPLEPILGFYFYDHDSLESPQRCNPNLAPLEELTRIPLLDGALAERIVQERVRGGNYRNLADFQRRLGLKGEQVAQLMHYLQWI
- a CDS encoding DUF1825 family protein produces the protein MGFFESEVVQQEAKQLFEDYQSLIQLGSEYGKFDREGKKIFIERMEALMERYRIFMKRFELSEDFMAQMTVQQLKTQLGQFGITPQQMFDQMHLTLERMKSEIEQ
- a CDS encoding transglycosylase domain-containing protein; amino-acid sequence: MPRTPGLDFALGTAKVAGGTLIGITMLTSSIVAGGLVGLAVSFRNLPDVRVLRNYVPTETTYIYDIKGKLLDSLHGEYNRSVVKLDEISPELKRAVLAIEDSHFYVHEGINPNSIARALVANWRQGSVVEGGSTITMQLVKNLFLSRERTVSRKLAEAVLAIRVEQIFTKDQILEMYLNTIYWGHNSYGAETAAQSFFGKSASEINLAEAAVMAGLIQAPEDYSPFINYKETKRRQGMVLTRMRELGWITPEEETAARAEPLLVSRPTAWKASELPYVTEAVISELQQRFGQDAVLQGGMRVQTTVDYNFQKMAEEKVATAHRRLRGRGLYADQVALVAVDPRTHFVKALVGGVNYRESQFNRAIQSLRQPGSAFKPYVYYAAFASGKFTPYSVVDDSPVRYRDGAAYYSPRNYGGGFAGPMSLRDSLIQSRNVPAVKLGQMVGLKNVIEVCRTLGIKSPLDPVVSLPLGAIGVTPLEMAGSYATFASTGWHSEPTIMVRVTDSRGNVILDNTPNPQLVLDPWATASLNAVLKGVIEGGTGTAANIGRPAAGKTGTTSAERDVWFVGYVPQLSTAVWIGNDNFRPLGKGVTGGGYAAPIWRDFMLEALRNEPVKQFPAASQFRRPQ
- the tyrS gene encoding tyrosine--tRNA ligase, which encodes MTLDFLTSDLNWLERGTHEIFPNQPNSGEIEENLALFLSKVDRPLRVKLGIDPTGADLHLGHSIPFRKLRAFQDAGHTAVVIIGDFTAQIGDPTGKSEVRRQLTPEEVKANAQTYLDQLRPVLDFETAGRLEIRYNSEWLGGLDLKEIIGLLAQMTVGQMLAKEGFSERYAQENPIYLHEFLYPLMQGYDSVAVQADVELGGTDQKFNLLVGRDLQRHFGQKPQFCLLLPLLLGFDGVNKMSKSLNNYVGLTEDALTMYSKLEKTPDALLPDYFTLLTKLDIAQLPENPREQQKLLALEVVAQYHGREAAQKAQEAAQTLVKGRAQEAEAVPEYSLAGVEFPAKLFYILGASGLCKSSGEGRRQIQGGAVRLDGEKVTEVDVEFSGSEDLQGKVLQVGKKKFVRLIV
- a CDS encoding NINE protein; amino-acid sequence: MLESLGQQPRNQKVAVLLALVGAVMPMVVPLVGLHKFYLRQPGWGVVYLLLFATPIPHVASAVEAVWYLLLPSEEFEQRFNGGLGGVTVGSQPERVGAVAEALRQLEGLRQEGLLSEYEFEQKRRQLLEHL